From the Hyphomicrobium sp. ghe19 genome, one window contains:
- the galE gene encoding UDP-glucose 4-epimerase GalE codes for MHSGDRTVLVTGGAGYIGSHACKALARAGYAPVTFDNLSYGHQWAVKWGPLVIGDILDRTSLDAAIDRYRPSAVMHFAACAYVGESVADPGKYFRNNVCGSLNIIEAMRDHSIRTIVFSSTCATYGVPESLPITEGAVQKPINPYGASKLMVERMLQDFGSAHRINSIVLRYFNAAGADPENEIGEDHDPETHLIPLALDACSGKRSSVTLFGSDYETDDGTCVRDYIHVSDLADAHVKALQALERSTGSSAYNLGNGRGFSVRQVIDTVERVTRRRVPVAIGARRAGDPPLLISDATRAREELLWIPRISSLSDIVQTAWAWHERQQLDPMRAQFARPVAGSWR; via the coding sequence GTGCATTCCGGTGATCGCACGGTCCTCGTAACGGGCGGTGCCGGATACATCGGTTCGCACGCATGCAAGGCCTTGGCGCGAGCGGGATATGCGCCGGTCACTTTCGACAACCTCAGCTACGGACATCAATGGGCCGTAAAATGGGGGCCGCTCGTCATCGGCGATATTCTTGACCGTACGTCGCTGGACGCCGCCATCGACCGATACCGGCCTTCAGCAGTGATGCACTTCGCGGCGTGCGCCTATGTCGGCGAGTCCGTTGCCGATCCTGGAAAATATTTCCGCAACAACGTGTGCGGCAGTCTGAATATCATCGAGGCAATGCGGGATCACAGCATTCGGACCATAGTGTTCTCGAGTACCTGCGCAACCTATGGCGTCCCGGAGAGCTTGCCGATCACAGAAGGGGCTGTCCAGAAACCCATCAATCCATATGGGGCGTCGAAATTGATGGTCGAGCGCATGCTCCAGGATTTTGGATCGGCGCACCGGATTAATTCCATCGTCCTGCGCTATTTCAATGCCGCGGGAGCCGATCCCGAAAACGAAATCGGCGAGGATCATGATCCGGAAACGCATCTCATCCCCCTTGCGTTGGACGCGTGTTCAGGCAAGCGAAGCAGCGTGACGTTGTTCGGATCCGACTACGAAACGGACGATGGAACGTGCGTCCGTGATTATATTCATGTTTCGGATTTGGCCGACGCGCACGTCAAAGCGTTGCAAGCGTTGGAGCGAAGCACTGGATCGTCGGCTTACAATCTCGGAAACGGACGTGGCTTTTCGGTTCGTCAGGTGATCGATACGGTGGAAAGGGTCACCCGTCGCCGCGTACCTGTCGCAATTGGTGCGCGCCGTGCAGGAGATCCACCGCTGCTGATTAGCGATGCGACCAGGGCCCGGGAAGAATTGCTTTGGATCCCCAGAATCTCGAGCCTCAGCGATATTGTTCAGACCGCGTGGGCGTGGCACGAACGCCAGCAGCTAGATCCGATGCGTGCCCAATTCGCGCGGCCGGTAGCCGGTTCCTGGCGATAG
- a CDS encoding UDP-glucuronic acid decarboxylase family protein has protein sequence MRRNTILVTGGAGFLGSHLCDRLLGDGHEVICLDNFFTGTKGNIEHLIDHPRFELMRHDVTFPLYVEVDQIYNLACPASPVHYQHDPVQTTKTSVHGAINMLGLAKRLKCRIFQASTSEVYGDPSVHPQTEDYWGNVNPIGPRSCYDEGKRCAETLFFDYWRQHKLEIKVARIFNTYGPRMHPSDGRVVSNFIVQALKGEPITIYGDGAQTRSFCYVDDLIDGFIRLMNSPKELTGPVNLGNPNEFTIKELAELAIDMTGSKSKLVYQPLPQDDPRQRQPNIRLANDELGWKPIVPLRDGLRLTIGYFERLLSLQSKAVLAPFGI, from the coding sequence ATGCGAAGAAACACAATTCTCGTCACCGGCGGAGCCGGGTTCCTTGGCTCTCACCTGTGCGACCGCCTCCTAGGCGACGGGCACGAAGTGATCTGCCTCGACAATTTCTTCACGGGGACAAAGGGAAATATCGAGCATCTCATTGATCATCCGCGCTTTGAATTGATGCGTCACGATGTGACGTTTCCGCTCTATGTTGAAGTTGACCAGATTTACAATCTCGCCTGTCCCGCATCGCCGGTTCATTACCAGCATGACCCCGTGCAAACGACCAAGACGAGTGTGCACGGTGCAATCAACATGTTGGGACTTGCGAAGCGGCTGAAGTGCCGAATTTTCCAAGCTTCGACATCCGAAGTTTATGGCGATCCTTCAGTTCATCCCCAAACCGAAGATTATTGGGGCAACGTCAACCCGATAGGCCCGCGCTCTTGCTACGATGAGGGCAAGCGGTGCGCCGAAACGCTCTTCTTCGATTATTGGCGGCAGCACAAACTGGAAATCAAGGTCGCGCGGATTTTCAATACCTATGGTCCTCGCATGCACCCGAGCGATGGGCGCGTGGTTTCGAACTTCATCGTTCAGGCGCTCAAAGGTGAACCGATCACGATCTACGGTGACGGCGCCCAGACACGCTCTTTCTGCTACGTGGACGATCTCATCGACGGCTTCATCCGCCTTATGAACTCGCCGAAAGAGCTGACGGGGCCCGTCAATCTCGGCAATCCAAACGAATTCACGATCAAGGAACTCGCGGAACTCGCCATAGACATGACGGGTTCGAAATCGAAGCTGGTCTATCAGCCTCTTCCTCAGGATGATCCGAGGCAGCGGCAGCCGAACATCCGTTTGGCCAACGACGAACTTGGATGGAAGCCGATCGTGCCGCTGCGCGACGGCCTCCGTCTGACGATCGGCTATTTCGAGAGACTCCTGTCGCTTCAATCGAAGGCTGTTCTTGCGCCCTTTGGAATTTAA
- a CDS encoding sugar transferase, translated as MRRLIQLFCDLFLVVLATIFASILRDNFDVSRERQAADLVYILCTIGVASVVIPSLGLDRSIWRLSALPDYLRIVGASVVIVVGAVALGFTINRLDGVARALPILQCGLIIFGMVGVRVLMRLRYVARGRPAQFQKPIVPGAAETVLIIGMTRLTELYLRSVAEFGNDRVRVAGILGSHDRHLGRLVLRHQILGTPENVVEVVQRLSVHGVAINRLVITQAFDALAQEVRDALLHLEKTTIIVVDFIGERLGFERVPTGNTRGLRVIPDGRAAFAIDNERLSALMKRPYWRFKRLIDIAVAAALLVLLAPIMVVVAALVAVEVGFPVVFWQQRPGVGGIPFCMYKFRSMRAEHSVDGQKLSEVDRITFWGGILRRTRLDELPQLYNILAGEMSFVGPRPLLPVDQPAEYVARLMIRPGLTGCAQVEGGRDISAADKAALDVWYLKNASFKLDIRILWQTFGILVFGERVNTLAIARAWRDLRRSGFCQNPAETDRQFYDEVSAATERTARVA; from the coding sequence ATGCGTCGGCTCATTCAGCTATTTTGCGATCTTTTTCTCGTGGTCTTGGCGACGATATTCGCGTCGATCTTGCGGGATAATTTCGATGTTTCACGAGAGAGGCAGGCTGCTGATCTCGTTTATATTCTTTGCACTATCGGTGTCGCGAGTGTCGTCATTCCATCGCTCGGATTGGATCGCTCTATCTGGCGCCTCTCTGCTCTGCCGGACTACTTGAGGATAGTCGGCGCCTCGGTCGTGATCGTGGTCGGAGCTGTTGCGCTCGGTTTTACGATTAACCGATTGGATGGCGTCGCACGGGCGCTTCCGATATTGCAGTGCGGATTGATCATTTTCGGCATGGTCGGAGTTCGGGTGCTGATGCGTTTGCGTTACGTCGCCCGAGGCCGCCCGGCGCAGTTCCAAAAGCCGATCGTCCCTGGTGCCGCGGAAACGGTTCTGATCATCGGCATGACCAGGCTGACGGAGCTCTATCTGAGGTCTGTTGCCGAGTTCGGTAACGACCGCGTTCGAGTTGCCGGGATACTCGGGAGTCACGACCGTCACCTCGGCAGACTTGTTCTTCGTCATCAAATTTTGGGAACCCCCGAGAATGTTGTCGAGGTCGTGCAGCGGCTTTCGGTGCATGGGGTCGCCATCAATCGGCTTGTCATAACCCAAGCATTCGACGCGCTCGCCCAAGAGGTGCGCGATGCATTGCTCCACTTGGAAAAGACGACGATCATTGTCGTTGACTTCATAGGTGAGCGATTGGGATTTGAGCGAGTTCCGACCGGCAACACGCGGGGGCTCAGGGTAATCCCCGATGGGCGAGCCGCGTTCGCCATCGACAATGAACGGCTTTCCGCTCTGATGAAGCGGCCCTATTGGCGGTTCAAAAGGCTTATCGATATTGCTGTCGCTGCTGCCTTGCTCGTACTGCTCGCGCCGATCATGGTGGTGGTCGCAGCCCTAGTTGCCGTTGAAGTCGGCTTTCCGGTCGTCTTTTGGCAGCAGCGGCCGGGCGTCGGCGGAATACCTTTCTGTATGTACAAATTCCGCAGCATGCGAGCCGAGCATTCTGTCGATGGCCAGAAATTATCGGAGGTCGACCGCATCACGTTTTGGGGCGGAATATTGCGGCGAACCCGCTTGGATGAACTGCCCCAACTTTACAATATTCTGGCTGGCGAGATGTCGTTTGTCGGCCCTCGGCCGCTTTTGCCGGTAGATCAGCCGGCCGAATACGTCGCGCGTTTGATGATCCGGCCCGGTCTGACTGGATGTGCTCAAGTTGAAGGTGGCCGCGATATCTCCGCTGCCGACAAAGCGGCGCTCGACGTGTGGTATCTCAAAAACGCGTCGTTCAAGCTCGATATCAGAATACTGTGGCAGACGTTCGGGATCCTCGTCTTCGGCGAGCGGGTAAATACGCTCGCGATCGCACGAGCATGGCGCGACCTGCGGCGGAGCGGCTTTTGCCAAAATCCCGCGGAAACCGACAGACAGTTTTACGACGAAGTTTCCGCTGCGACTGAGAGGACGGCACGCGTCGCGTAA
- a CDS encoding O-antigen ligase family protein — translation MAAAFELAGNKGQWAPITVYPTGTWLSLVALMPPLAVFLGTVSLSGVARRQLSYLLLSVGLLSACLGLVQVAQGPGSPLRFFDYTNPSEAVGFFANRNHFAALLYCLTVFASAWLIDAGLNGRKRLFEPAALLPLIAGFVVILILIAAQLVARSRAGLGLTMAALLFAWPLANFDLRRETGLQAGKVLVAAVALSLIFALQFAFLRILERFGADTLDDARWPFARNTFEAARAFMPFGSGMGTFVDVYGMFEPRENVFAAYANHAHNDILELALEAGLPGLFLMAAFGAWILWRCFDLWRRPTAMASATDILWERAALLVVVLLIAHAVVDYALRTTAIAVVFAFSCALLVRPFASVDTNEQAPDVHDDRIDRARFEQHYPEKIPASAGEAWGADIDWPDEWQPNPFQQKPRNK, via the coding sequence GTGGCGGCAGCCTTCGAGCTGGCCGGGAATAAAGGACAATGGGCGCCGATTACGGTTTATCCAACGGGTACCTGGCTGAGCCTCGTCGCGCTAATGCCGCCGCTTGCAGTGTTTCTTGGCACGGTGTCATTGAGTGGGGTCGCACGCCGGCAACTGAGTTATCTCCTACTGAGTGTCGGCCTCCTGAGTGCGTGCCTTGGGCTGGTCCAGGTCGCGCAAGGGCCCGGCAGTCCGTTGCGTTTCTTTGATTATACGAATCCGAGTGAGGCCGTCGGGTTCTTCGCAAATCGCAATCATTTCGCGGCCCTTCTCTATTGCCTCACTGTTTTTGCAAGTGCCTGGCTCATCGATGCAGGGTTGAACGGTAGGAAGCGCTTGTTTGAGCCCGCCGCGCTGCTGCCTCTGATCGCTGGATTTGTCGTTATTTTGATTTTGATCGCAGCCCAGCTCGTGGCGCGATCTCGTGCGGGCTTGGGGCTCACAATGGCGGCTCTGCTCTTCGCTTGGCCGCTGGCCAATTTTGATTTGCGCCGTGAGACGGGACTGCAAGCAGGCAAGGTGCTTGTCGCAGCGGTAGCGCTATCGCTGATTTTTGCGCTCCAATTTGCCTTCTTGCGCATCCTGGAGCGCTTTGGAGCAGATACCCTGGATGACGCGCGATGGCCGTTTGCTCGCAACACCTTTGAGGCCGCGCGAGCGTTTATGCCGTTTGGGTCGGGCATGGGAACGTTTGTCGATGTCTACGGCATGTTTGAGCCGCGCGAGAATGTTTTTGCTGCCTACGCGAACCATGCGCACAATGATATCCTTGAGTTGGCGCTCGAAGCGGGACTGCCGGGCTTGTTCTTGATGGCGGCCTTTGGCGCATGGATCTTGTGGCGATGCTTCGACCTTTGGCGTCGCCCGACCGCAATGGCATCTGCAACCGATATTCTCTGGGAGAGGGCTGCGCTTCTCGTTGTGGTGCTTTTGATCGCCCACGCTGTTGTCGATTACGCACTGCGAACGACCGCGATAGCGGTGGTGTTCGCATTTTCATGTGCCTTATTGGTTAGGCCGTTCGCCAGTGTGGACACGAACGAACAAGCTCCAGACGTCCACGACGACCGCATAGATCGCGCTCGCTTTGAACAGCATTATCCCGAAAAAATCCCGGCATCTGCGGGTGAAGCCTGGGGCGCAGATATCGATTGGCCTGACGAATGGCAGCCAAATCCGTTCCAGCAAAAGCCTAGGAATAAATAG
- a CDS encoding tyrosine-protein phosphatase, which yields MLDLHCHLLPGIDDGPNDLAISLEMARAFVADGVSIVACTPHILPGIYPNSGHEIRYRVELLQNALDAHEIPLRLVPGADIHMMPNFVAGLRSGKLIPLNDTRYVLVEPPHHVAPPRLEHFFLELIEANYVPVLTHPERLSWIKSGYAIIANLAEAGVWLQITAGSLTGDFGSRAKYWAERFLDEGLAKILATDAHDMLRRPPILSKGYEAAARRIGAAEAKRLVLTNPTAILFEGK from the coding sequence GTGCTCGACCTTCATTGCCATCTGCTTCCCGGTATAGACGATGGACCTAACGACCTTGCCATTTCGCTCGAGATGGCAAGAGCCTTCGTGGCCGACGGCGTATCAATTGTGGCGTGCACGCCGCATATCCTCCCCGGCATTTATCCGAATTCCGGTCATGAGATACGCTACCGCGTCGAACTCTTACAAAACGCGCTGGATGCTCATGAAATTCCGCTTCGCCTGGTGCCCGGAGCGGATATTCACATGATGCCGAACTTCGTTGCGGGCTTGCGGTCTGGCAAGCTGATTCCCCTCAACGACACGCGTTATGTTCTTGTCGAACCTCCACACCACGTCGCGCCGCCACGGCTTGAGCACTTCTTTCTCGAGCTGATTGAGGCGAACTATGTTCCCGTTCTCACACATCCTGAACGCCTCTCATGGATCAAGTCTGGCTATGCCATAATAGCCAATCTCGCCGAAGCGGGGGTATGGCTGCAAATTACTGCTGGGTCTCTCACCGGAGATTTTGGCAGCCGCGCCAAGTACTGGGCAGAACGATTTCTCGATGAAGGGCTCGCAAAAATACTCGCGACAGACGCCCACGATATGCTCCGCCGACCTCCTATTTTGAGCAAAGGATACGAAGCGGCCGCACGCAGGATCGGCGCCGCCGAAGCGAAACGCTTGGTACTGACGAATCCAACTGCTATACTTTTTGAAGGGAAATGA
- a CDS encoding polysaccharide biosynthesis/export family protein — MFVASCESDDPKKPERVGRVGPVFVIFAFSALLSGCGATLPDGQLTPIETSSSSNAQKVGGIETASLRTSPDEKFAVTKAADVMTSVSVAGASGYKIGPQDVLDISVFKVPELSKSLQVADSGNINLPLVGEMPAAGRTPEELEADLTRQLGRKYLQSPQVTVYVKEYNSQRITVEGAVKKPGVYPFRGKGSLLQYLAMAEGLDSLSSDSTVLVFRQVSGKRAAAKFDISQIRAGKEDDPAVQSGDVIVAGTSATKETFNTILKVLPLAAVFTFL, encoded by the coding sequence ATGTTTGTAGCGTCGTGTGAATCTGACGATCCAAAGAAGCCCGAGCGCGTGGGGCGCGTCGGACCTGTTTTTGTCATTTTCGCCTTTTCCGCATTGTTGTCGGGTTGTGGCGCGACTTTGCCGGACGGACAGCTCACGCCAATCGAGACGAGTTCCTCTTCTAACGCACAGAAAGTCGGCGGCATCGAAACCGCATCATTGCGCACGTCACCTGACGAGAAGTTTGCAGTCACGAAAGCGGCGGACGTAATGACGTCTGTGTCGGTTGCTGGCGCGAGCGGGTACAAAATTGGTCCGCAAGACGTTTTGGATATTTCGGTTTTCAAGGTCCCAGAACTTTCCAAGAGCCTGCAGGTCGCCGATTCCGGCAACATCAATTTGCCTTTGGTCGGGGAAATGCCTGCAGCAGGCCGAACGCCTGAGGAGCTCGAGGCGGATCTTACAAGGCAGTTAGGCCGCAAATACCTGCAGTCTCCGCAGGTGACCGTTTACGTCAAAGAATACAACAGCCAGCGGATTACTGTTGAAGGCGCAGTCAAAAAGCCGGGCGTATACCCATTTCGCGGCAAGGGATCCTTGCTGCAGTACCTCGCGATGGCGGAGGGCCTCGACTCGCTCAGCTCCGATTCAACCGTTCTCGTGTTTCGGCAGGTTTCTGGAAAACGCGCCGCCGCGAAATTCGATATCAGCCAAATTCGAGCGGGCAAAGAGGACGATCCGGCCGTTCAATCAGGCGACGTAATCGTCGCCGGAACGTCAGCTACCAAGGAGACCTTCAATACGATCCTGAAAGTGTTGCCGCTCGCTGCCGTCTTCACGTTCCTTTAA
- a CDS encoding polysaccharide biosynthesis tyrosine autokinase yields the protein MRLVPAADAALIPRDPYGSIGDYPGYGNPDAGFGSYELAEIWRIINKRKWIILAIVTASVAIGAVRTLMETPLYNSTIRIQIDRAASKIVENGDVSAENGDYDFLRTEYERLNGRMMAERVASALRLGDDGDFLQPRAATLRTLVTHFLSRPTASPQISNRGDNERAAAGIVQDNLAVRPVNGSRMVDLTYTDPNPVRAQKIATAYADAYIASNLDKRFEANAYAKTFLEDQLKQLKLRLEKSEKDLLDFAQKEQIVAVNEKSSTGEANLSAANAALGSLISERIKNEQLWRQIESTPADAAKLPQVPQLLSNSVIDGLRAQRNALVTEYQEKLETFKPSYPAMVQINNKIKEVDRQLTGEVGTIKNTLKAAYQSSLSQENEMKSRIETLKVELLDLQKRSIQYNILKREVDTNRGLYDGLLQRYKEVDVAGGVGANNVFIVDKAEVPGAPFSPNLSRALLMAFALGLGAAASAAFVLEKLDDTISTPEQIEGISGIATIGIIPKLGKKATIEAELADPRSALSEAYRSLCTAVQFSTESGLPKTLLVTSSMPGEGKSTTSLAMAKHFTALGLKVLLVDADLRNASLHIKLGIQEGIGLSDYLSGNCSPPEAFRKTDFANLAFMASGSVFPHAGDLLASPRLMSLLSIGLEVFDLIVIDGPPVMGLADAPILANATAGTIFVVGAGQGRRAVVRGAIRRLRMSRATVIGSVLTKFDARASGYGREYGSSYGDGYGASPRRNAPSFSAPDKHHPQIAARQENM from the coding sequence GTGCGCCTCGTGCCGGCGGCAGACGCCGCCCTCATCCCCCGCGATCCCTATGGCTCGATCGGCGACTATCCGGGTTACGGAAATCCGGATGCGGGCTTCGGTTCTTACGAACTCGCGGAGATCTGGCGCATCATCAATAAGCGAAAGTGGATCATCCTTGCGATCGTCACGGCTTCCGTTGCGATCGGCGCAGTGCGTACACTTATGGAGACCCCGCTTTATAATTCGACCATCCGGATTCAGATTGATCGAGCAGCATCTAAAATTGTCGAGAACGGCGATGTCTCCGCCGAAAACGGCGACTATGATTTTCTGCGGACGGAATATGAACGCTTGAACGGGCGAATGATGGCTGAGCGTGTCGCATCGGCCTTGAGGCTCGGTGATGACGGTGACTTTCTTCAGCCTCGTGCCGCCACACTGCGCACGCTTGTAACTCATTTCCTGTCCCGGCCGACAGCATCGCCGCAGATTTCCAATAGGGGAGATAACGAACGCGCCGCTGCCGGCATCGTTCAGGACAATCTCGCCGTGAGGCCGGTGAACGGATCCCGAATGGTCGATCTAACCTACACCGATCCCAATCCGGTACGGGCGCAAAAAATAGCGACCGCCTATGCCGATGCGTATATCGCGTCGAACCTCGACAAGCGCTTCGAAGCTAATGCGTACGCAAAGACGTTTCTCGAGGATCAGCTGAAGCAATTGAAGTTGCGCCTCGAAAAATCTGAGAAGGACCTCCTCGACTTCGCGCAAAAAGAGCAGATCGTGGCTGTCAACGAGAAGTCTTCGACGGGTGAAGCCAATCTCTCGGCTGCAAACGCCGCTCTCGGCAGTCTTATTTCGGAGCGCATCAAGAACGAACAGCTTTGGAGACAAATCGAATCGACGCCCGCCGATGCGGCCAAGCTGCCTCAGGTGCCGCAGCTTCTCTCCAACAGCGTCATTGATGGGCTTCGTGCGCAGCGCAACGCGCTCGTGACCGAATACCAGGAAAAACTGGAGACGTTTAAGCCCAGCTATCCGGCGATGGTTCAGATCAATAACAAGATAAAGGAGGTCGATCGCCAGCTGACCGGCGAGGTCGGAACGATCAAGAACACCCTCAAGGCCGCGTACCAATCGTCACTCAGCCAAGAGAACGAGATGAAATCTCGTATCGAGACGCTCAAGGTTGAGTTGTTGGATCTCCAAAAGCGCAGCATTCAATACAATATTTTGAAGCGTGAGGTGGACACCAACAGGGGCCTCTACGACGGGCTGCTGCAGCGCTACAAAGAGGTCGACGTCGCAGGCGGCGTGGGCGCCAACAACGTCTTCATCGTCGACAAGGCCGAGGTGCCGGGCGCACCGTTTTCGCCCAACCTGTCCCGCGCCCTCCTCATGGCGTTTGCGCTCGGCCTCGGCGCGGCGGCGTCTGCCGCATTCGTGCTCGAGAAGCTCGACGACACCATCAGCACGCCCGAACAAATCGAAGGCATCTCGGGCATCGCAACAATTGGGATTATTCCGAAGCTCGGAAAGAAGGCAACAATCGAGGCCGAACTCGCGGACCCTCGCTCGGCGCTGTCGGAGGCCTACCGATCGCTGTGCACCGCTGTACAATTCTCGACCGAGAGCGGGTTACCGAAGACGCTGCTCGTCACGAGCTCAATGCCCGGCGAGGGAAAATCGACGACCTCGCTCGCCATGGCCAAGCATTTTACTGCGCTTGGCTTGAAGGTGTTGCTTGTCGATGCGGATTTGCGGAATGCCTCGCTCCACATCAAGCTCGGGATCCAGGAAGGAATCGGTCTCAGCGATTATTTGTCGGGAAACTGCTCACCCCCCGAAGCCTTCCGGAAGACCGATTTCGCGAACCTCGCGTTCATGGCGTCCGGCAGCGTCTTCCCGCATGCCGGCGACTTGCTCGCCAGCCCTCGCCTCATGTCGCTTCTCTCCATTGGACTTGAGGTCTTCGATCTGATCGTCATCGACGGGCCGCCCGTCATGGGTCTCGCCGACGCGCCAATTCTAGCGAATGCGACTGCCGGAACGATATTTGTAGTTGGTGCGGGTCAAGGCCGTCGGGCCGTCGTCCGCGGCGCAATTCGACGGCTGCGAATGTCTCGGGCGACGGTCATCGGCTCTGTCTTGACCAAATTTGACGCGCGGGCGTCCGGATACGGTCGGGAATACGGCTCGAGCTATGGTGACGGCTACGGCGCGAGCCCGCGGCGCAACGCCCCTTCCTTCAGTGCTCCCGATAAACATCATCCTCAAATCGCAGCTCGACAAGAGAACATGTAA
- a CDS encoding GDP-L-fucose synthase encodes MAVIDESLPAVGSAYRYDLRGKRIFLAGHRGMVGSAIARRLQDEHCEILTSPRSELDLRDPSGVSAFFKRERPEVVVLAAAKVGGILANDSYPADFLYDNLMIAANVTKSAADHGVERALFLGSSCIYPKFADQPIVEAALLTGSLEPTNEWYAIAKIAGIKLGQAYRRQFGCDFVSAMPTNLYGPGDNYDLNTSHVIPALIRKTHEAKMSGAKSLVIWGSGKPRREFLHVDDCAGALVHILKFYSEDEHINVGSGEDISIADLARVICKVVGFDGEIVQDVSKPDGTPQKLMDGSKLKALGWRPQISFEQGLESTYRNYLASGEAA; translated from the coding sequence ATGGCAGTCATAGACGAAAGCTTGCCTGCGGTCGGATCCGCATACCGCTACGATCTCCGGGGAAAAAGGATTTTCCTTGCCGGACATCGCGGCATGGTGGGCTCCGCAATCGCGCGGCGATTGCAGGATGAGCACTGTGAGATTCTAACGTCTCCGCGAAGCGAACTGGATCTTAGGGATCCATCTGGCGTGAGCGCGTTCTTCAAACGCGAACGCCCGGAGGTCGTCGTGCTCGCCGCCGCTAAGGTCGGAGGCATTTTGGCCAATGACTCCTATCCCGCGGATTTTCTGTATGACAACCTGATGATCGCAGCGAACGTGACGAAGAGCGCCGCAGATCACGGCGTCGAACGGGCGCTTTTTCTCGGATCGTCTTGCATCTATCCGAAGTTCGCCGATCAGCCGATCGTCGAAGCGGCGCTTCTCACCGGCTCACTTGAGCCGACGAACGAGTGGTATGCGATCGCAAAGATCGCGGGCATCAAGCTCGGTCAAGCCTATCGTCGCCAATTCGGTTGCGATTTCGTTTCGGCCATGCCGACCAACCTTTATGGGCCGGGCGACAATTACGATCTCAATACGAGCCACGTAATTCCGGCCCTCATACGCAAGACGCACGAGGCGAAGATGTCGGGAGCAAAGTCTCTCGTTATCTGGGGCTCGGGCAAGCCGCGCCGCGAGTTTCTACACGTGGACGATTGCGCCGGCGCGCTGGTGCACATTTTGAAATTCTATTCCGAAGACGAGCACATCAACGTTGGATCGGGCGAAGACATTTCAATCGCCGACCTCGCGAGAGTCATATGCAAGGTCGTCGGCTTCGACGGCGAGATTGTGCAGGACGTGTCCAAACCGGACGGAACCCCGCAAAAGCTGATGGACGGGTCTAAGCTCAAGGCCCTCGGCTGGCGGCCGCAGATCAGTTTTGAACAGGGTCTGGAAAGCACATACCGGAATTATCTTGCGTCCGGTGAGGCGGCCTAA
- the gmd gene encoding GDP-mannose 4,6-dehydratase: protein MTERCALITGVTGQDGAYLARLLLDKGYTVHGVKRRSSSFNTERIDDLYLDPHEEQTRFFLHYGDLTDATNLIRLIQEIGPTEIYNLAAQSHVAVSFETPEYTANSDGLGPLRILEAIRILGLGDKVRFYQASTSELYGKVQEKPQRETTPFYPRSPYAAAKLYGYWITVNYREAYGFHASNGILFNHEGPTRGETFVTRKITRAIAGIELGLQERLFLGNLNAKRDWGHARDFVEAMWLILQQPEPDDYVIATGEMHSVREFVELAFEKVGRRIKWQGSGKDEIGVDEKSGKDLVRIDQRYYRPTEVEELQGDPSKARQKLGWHHKTDFKQLVSEMVESDMKAVARETWRKDRTAS from the coding sequence GTGACGGAACGTTGTGCACTGATCACCGGGGTGACGGGTCAAGACGGCGCTTACCTCGCGCGGCTTCTTCTCGATAAGGGCTACACGGTTCACGGCGTAAAGAGACGCTCGTCATCGTTCAACACTGAACGAATTGACGATCTCTATTTGGACCCCCACGAGGAACAGACGCGGTTTTTTCTTCATTATGGGGATCTGACCGACGCGACCAACCTCATTCGTCTCATCCAGGAGATAGGTCCGACGGAGATCTATAATCTCGCGGCGCAAAGCCACGTGGCGGTGAGCTTTGAGACGCCGGAGTATACGGCAAATTCCGACGGGCTCGGCCCGCTGCGGATTCTCGAAGCCATTCGTATCTTGGGACTAGGCGACAAAGTCCGCTTCTACCAAGCGTCGACATCGGAACTTTACGGCAAGGTCCAAGAGAAACCCCAGCGGGAAACGACGCCGTTTTATCCGCGTTCTCCATACGCGGCGGCCAAGCTCTACGGCTATTGGATCACGGTCAACTATCGCGAGGCCTATGGCTTCCACGCATCCAACGGCATATTATTCAATCACGAAGGGCCGACGCGCGGCGAAACGTTCGTGACGCGAAAAATTACCCGAGCGATTGCTGGGATCGAGCTCGGGCTCCAAGAGCGCTTGTTTCTCGGCAATTTGAACGCCAAGCGCGATTGGGGCCACGCGCGAGACTTCGTCGAGGCGATGTGGCTCATTTTGCAGCAGCCGGAACCCGACGACTACGTCATCGCAACCGGCGAGATGCATTCCGTTCGCGAGTTCGTCGAACTGGCGTTTGAAAAAGTCGGCCGCCGGATCAAGTGGCAAGGCTCCGGAAAAGACGAAATCGGCGTGGACGAGAAATCCGGTAAGGACCTCGTGCGCATCGATCAGCGTTACTACCGGCCGACCGAAGTGGAGGAGCTGCAGGGTGATCCGTCAAAGGCGCGCCAAAAGCTCGGCTGGCATCATAAGACGGATTTCAAGCAGCTTGTCTCCGAGATGGTTGAGAGCGATATGAAAGCGGTCGCCAGAGAAACGTGGCGCAAAGATCGCACCGCAAGCTGA